GTTGCAGGGGCGTCTGTTCTCTTATGGTGATGCCCAGCGTTATCGACTCGGCGTAAATCACTATCAGATCCCGGTAAATGAGCCTAAGTGTCCGTACCACAATTTTCACCGTGATGGTGCTATGCGTGTAGACGGAAATGAAGGGTCGACCATTCACTATGAACCAAATAGTTATGGACAATGGCAGGAGCAAAAGGAGTTTGTCGAACCGCCTTTAGAGTTAGAAGGAGCGGCGTTTCATTACGACCACCGCGAGGACGGCGACTATTATACTCAACCGGGCAACCTGTTTAGGCTAATGACCGCTGAGCAACAACAAGTCCTGTTTGAAAACACCGCTGGCGAAGTTGGCGGAGCTGAAAGGTTCATCCAGGAACGACATATTTCAAATTGCTATAAAGCAGATCCGGAATACGGAAAGGGTGTTGCCAACGCCTTAGGCATAAATATCAACGACATTAGTTTGTAAGGATCTGGTGTCAAATGATAGGGGTTTACCGGATAAGGGGGAGACTATGAAGGGATTCAAAACCAATATAGAAAAAGATACTTTAGCAAACAAGAACTTTAGGAAAGTTCTGTACACCTCGGCTCATTCCCAGCTTGTGCTTATGAGTTTGAAGCCGAAAGAGGAGATCGGGCTTGAAACGCATCCGGAAAACGACCAATTCTTCAGATTTGAGGCTGGCCGCGGCCGTGTCGAGATCGATGGCAACAAGTACATTGTCAAGGACGGCGATGCTGTCGTGATCCCGGCGGGTGCCAAACACAATGTCATCAACACCTCGGCTACCGACGAGTTGAAGATGTACACGATCTATTCGCCGCCGCATCACAAGGACCAGATCGTACGCAAAACCAAAGAAGAGGCAGAGGCGAACGACGAAGAGTTTGACGGCAAGACCACCGAAAAATTGCCTAGGAAGAAGTAGGGCGGCAGTCTAACCTAGACTTCGATGGTGCGTCGCTTCACGGGTGATGACAGTACGATAGTTGTCGTGGTAATACCGTAGGGCGTCAGTCGGTCGATCATCTCCTGCAGATGTTCGACCGACCGAACGGCGACTTTCATAATAAACGAATCGCCACCAGTGCCGCGATGGCATTCGAGTACCTCACTTGAGTCTTGAGCGACCTCGATTATGTGGCTGTAATCGACGCCGGTGATGCTCATCCGCACAAACGCGGTGATCGGCAACCCGACTGTTGCCGTATCGATCTCGGCACGATAGCCCGTTATGATGCCTGCGTCTTGCAGTTTGTGCACGCGTTCGATCACGGCTGGCGTGGTCAGACCTACACGGCGACCGAGTTCGGCAAAACTGATCCGAGCGTCTTCCTGTAACTCCCAAAGTATCTTGCGATCGATGTCATCTATCATAGTTATATAGAATGTTTGCTAAGCCAATATACATTGTAAAGCGGCAAAGACCATTTTACTTATTATCTAAGGTAATTGTGATGCAATTACTAATGAATGTCATTCAATTATTAGATCGAATCCATTAGAATAGCTTATTCGCAGATAACCGAACCATTCCCGCAAGCATCGTAGATATCACAGGAGCTGCCGTAACTA
This is a stretch of genomic DNA from Chloracidobacterium sp.. It encodes these proteins:
- a CDS encoding Lrp/AsnC family transcriptional regulator; this encodes MIDDIDRKILWELQEDARISFAELGRRVGLTTPAVIERVHKLQDAGIITGYRAEIDTATVGLPITAFVRMSITGVDYSHIIEVAQDSSEVLECHRGTGGDSFIMKVAVRSVEHLQEMIDRLTPYGITTTTIVLSSPVKRRTIEV
- a CDS encoding cupin domain-containing protein, which produces MKGFKTNIEKDTLANKNFRKVLYTSAHSQLVLMSLKPKEEIGLETHPENDQFFRFEAGRGRVEIDGNKYIVKDGDAVVIPAGAKHNVINTSATDELKMYTIYSPPHHKDQIVRKTKEEAEANDEEFDGKTTEKLPRKK